A genome region from Neptunomonas japonica JAMM 1380 includes the following:
- the glyA gene encoding serine hydroxymethyltransferase: MFSKNDQVQGYDEVLWAAVGKEEVRQEEHIELIASENYTSPRVMQMQGSVLTNKYAEGYPEKRYYGGCEYVDVVEQLALDRAKELFGATYANVQPHSGSQANAAVYMALCAPGDTILGMSLAHGGHLTHGSHVNFSGKIYNAVQYGLNEATGEIDYEEVERLAVEHKPKMIVAGFSAYSRIVDWARFREIADKVGAYLFVDMAHVAGLVAAGLYPNPVPFADVATTTTHKTLRGPRGGLILSRDNELEKKLNSAVFPGGQGGPLMHVIAAKAVAFKEALEPEFKEYQAQVIKNANAMAEVLIERGFEIVSGGTENHLFLLSLIKQGLTGKAADAALGLANITVNKNAVPGDPQSPFVTSGLRIGSPVVTTRGFKEAQCRTLAGWIADLLDVLNEPEALDAKIAEVKEQVKALCADYPVYK; this comes from the coding sequence GCTGCTGTAGGTAAAGAAGAAGTGCGTCAAGAAGAGCATATCGAACTAATAGCGTCTGAGAACTATACAAGCCCTCGTGTAATGCAGATGCAAGGCTCTGTACTTACTAACAAATATGCAGAAGGTTACCCTGAAAAGCGTTACTACGGCGGCTGTGAATATGTTGACGTTGTAGAGCAACTGGCTTTGGATCGTGCTAAAGAGTTGTTCGGTGCAACGTATGCTAATGTTCAGCCGCATTCTGGTTCGCAGGCAAACGCAGCCGTTTATATGGCTCTTTGTGCACCAGGTGACACTATCTTGGGTATGAGTCTGGCACATGGTGGCCACCTGACTCACGGTTCTCACGTGAATTTCTCGGGCAAGATTTACAACGCTGTTCAGTACGGTCTGAACGAAGCGACGGGCGAGATCGATTACGAAGAAGTAGAGCGCTTGGCAGTAGAGCATAAACCAAAAATGATTGTTGCTGGTTTCTCTGCTTATTCACGCATTGTTGATTGGGCGCGCTTCCGTGAGATCGCTGATAAAGTGGGCGCTTACCTGTTTGTTGATATGGCACACGTTGCCGGTTTAGTTGCTGCGGGTTTATATCCAAACCCAGTACCTTTCGCTGATGTAGCAACAACCACTACGCATAAAACGCTTCGTGGCCCTCGTGGTGGTTTGATCCTCTCTCGTGATAACGAATTAGAGAAGAAACTGAACTCTGCAGTATTCCCTGGCGGCCAAGGCGGCCCGCTCATGCACGTTATTGCGGCTAAAGCGGTAGCGTTTAAAGAAGCATTGGAGCCGGAGTTTAAAGAGTATCAGGCGCAAGTCATTAAGAACGCCAATGCGATGGCAGAAGTGCTAATTGAGCGTGGTTTCGAAATTGTTTCTGGTGGTACTGAAAACCATCTATTCCTACTAAGCCTTATTAAGCAGGGCCTAACCGGAAAAGCAGCTGATGCAGCGCTAGGTCTTGCCAATATCACTGTTAACAAAAATGCAGTACCAGGAGATCCTCAGTCTCCGTTCGTAACATCAGGCCTGCGTATTGGTTCTCCTGTCGTCACAACGCGTGGCTTTAAAGAAGCGCAGTGTCGTACGCTAGCGGGTTGGATTGCTGATCTATTGGATGTACTGAATGAGCCTGAAGCACTTGATGCCAAAATTGCTGAAGTAAAAGAGCAGGTTAAAGCGCTATGTGCGGACTACCCAGTTTATAAGTAA
- a CDS encoding sarcosine oxidase subunit beta family protein, with protein sequence MQRYSGFGLLKHSLTHHENWQRTWRNPTPKKEYDVVIIGGGGHGLATAYYLAKEHGITNVAVIEKGYLGGGNTARNTTIVRSNYLWDESAHLYEHAMKLWEGLSQDLNYNVMFSQRGVLNLGHTLQDMRDIERRVNANRLNGIDGEVLDPQQIKEIVPHMDCSENTRYPIMGASWQPRGGVARHDAVAWGFARGADSFGVDLIQETEVTDLIIEDGTITGVKTNRYGDIKAGRVGCVVAGNSSVLAKKAGFELPLESHPLQALVSEPIKPILDTVVMSNHVHGYVSQSDKGDLVIGAGIDGYTGYGQRGSYPTIEHTVQAIVELFPIFSRVRMNRQWGGIVDTCPDACPIISKTPVKNLFFNCGWGTGGFKATPGAGNVFAASLATGEMHPLAEPFSMFRFHDGALIDEHGAAGVAH encoded by the coding sequence ATGCAGCGTTATTCAGGTTTTGGACTGCTCAAGCACAGTCTCACGCACCATGAGAATTGGCAGCGTACTTGGCGTAATCCTACGCCAAAGAAAGAATATGATGTTGTCATTATTGGTGGCGGTGGTCACGGTTTAGCAACGGCTTATTATCTAGCTAAAGAGCACGGTATTACGAATGTTGCTGTGATCGAAAAAGGTTATTTGGGCGGTGGTAATACGGCACGTAACACCACGATTGTACGTTCTAACTACCTCTGGGATGAATCGGCTCACCTATATGAACACGCCATGAAATTGTGGGAAGGTCTATCTCAAGACCTTAACTACAACGTAATGTTCTCTCAACGCGGTGTGTTAAACCTAGGGCATACATTACAAGATATGCGCGATATCGAGCGACGGGTTAATGCTAACCGCTTGAACGGTATTGACGGTGAAGTACTTGATCCACAGCAGATCAAAGAGATCGTTCCGCACATGGACTGCTCTGAAAATACGCGCTATCCAATTATGGGTGCTTCTTGGCAGCCACGCGGTGGTGTTGCACGTCATGACGCGGTTGCTTGGGGCTTTGCCCGTGGCGCAGATTCCTTCGGTGTTGATTTGATTCAAGAAACTGAAGTGACTGATCTGATTATTGAAGATGGCACGATTACCGGTGTTAAAACAAACCGTTACGGTGACATTAAAGCGGGCCGTGTGGGTTGTGTTGTTGCAGGTAACTCCAGTGTTCTAGCGAAGAAAGCCGGTTTTGAACTGCCACTAGAGTCTCATCCTCTACAGGCGCTAGTCTCTGAGCCAATCAAACCGATTCTAGATACGGTTGTAATGTCCAATCACGTACATGGTTATGTGAGCCAATCAGACAAAGGTGACCTTGTCATCGGTGCGGGTATTGATGGCTACACAGGGTATGGTCAACGTGGTTCTTACCCAACAATCGAACATACCGTGCAGGCTATTGTGGAGCTATTCCCAATTTTCAGCCGCGTACGTATGAACCGTCAGTGGGGAGGTATTGTTGATACTTGTCCAGATGCGTGCCCTATTATCAGTAAAACACCGGTTAAGAATTTGTTCTTCAACTGCGGTTGGGGTACGGGTGGTTTTAAAGCAACACCAGGCGCGGGTAACGTTTTTGCTGCATCGTTGGCAACAGGTGAAATGCATCCGTTGGCTGAACCATTCTCTATGTTCCGATTCCATGACGGCGCGCTGATCGATGAGCACGGCGCTGCGGGCGTAGCACACTAA
- a CDS encoding sarcosine oxidase subunit delta, with translation MFHIYCPHCAEYREEEEFHAAGQAHIARPLDPEACSDKEWGEYMFFRKNPRGIHHELWVHAAGCRKFFNITRDTQSYEIKEVYKIGEQPSVVAE, from the coding sequence ATGTTTCATATCTATTGCCCGCATTGTGCGGAATATCGTGAAGAAGAAGAATTTCACGCAGCAGGTCAGGCACATATCGCTAGACCACTGGACCCAGAAGCTTGCTCTGATAAAGAGTGGGGCGAGTATATGTTTTTCCGTAAAAACCCACGTGGTATTCATCATGAATTGTGGGTTCATGCCGCCGGTTGTCGCAAATTTTTCAATATAACGCGTGATACCCAGAGCTACGAAATTAAAGAAGTCTACAAGATTGGCGAACAGCCATCTGTAGTCGCTGAGTAA
- a CDS encoding sarcosine oxidase subunit alpha: MTQQNRLQSGGRIDRSKPLTFTYNGKQYKGFQGDTLASAMLANGVNVVSRSFKYSRPRGIVAAGAEEPNAILQLGATEATQVPNVRATQQELFNGLVSQSTNGWPNVDTDVMSVLGKVGGKMMPPGFYYKTFMFPESLWNTYESLIRKAAGMGRSPLENDPDFYDHINQHCDVMIVGAGPAGLAAALAAARSGARVILADEQNEFGGSLLSTTEKLDGKPASEWVSAVTEELRSYDDVMLLPRSTVNGYHDHNFVTIHERCTDHLSDIAPVNQARQRLHKVRAKWVVLATGAHERPLVYSNNDVPGCMVSGAVSTYINRYGVVPGNELVVTTTNDYGYQSALDWHDAGRKVVAVVDTRANPEGERIDAARQRGINVITGSAVIDVQGAKRVSGVSVAPISADGNKVSGSVTKLGTDTVATSGGWSPVIHLSSHTGSRPIWNDKIVGFVPGPTVQKQLTAGGINGSYNTNSVLSEGLDAGLKAIAEVGLNAAEVMLPQAEDVKEGAPMTLFHIPHIKPTSQAPKQFVDYQTDVTAAGIELACREGFESIEHVKRYTAMGFGTDQGKLGNINGMAVAAKALNKTIPETGTTIFRPNYTPITFGAIAGRNCGALFDPKRYSAMQMWHVERGAKFEDVGQWKRPWYFPQTGESMQQSLDRECLAVRDSVGILDASTLGKIDIQGKDAREFLGRIYSNAWAKLAVGKCRYGLMCGEDGMVFDDGVSACLGDNHFLMTTTTGGAARVLEWLELYHQTEWPELEVYFNTVTDHWSTLTISGPNSRKLLAELTDYDLSNDNFAFMDWKQIKVAGVPARVFRISFTGELTFEINVQANYGMHVWEKLFEAGAKYNLTPYGTETMHILRAEKGFIIAGQDTDGSVHPFDLGMGWCVANKKPFSYVGKRGMNREDCVRENRKQMVGLKTKDPKMVIPEGAQAVLDPNEPIPMTMVGHVTSSYWSANLGHSIAMGFIKGGLDKMGETVYYPLVDGTVIEAEICSPIFLDPKGERQNV; the protein is encoded by the coding sequence ATGACACAGCAAAACCGCCTCCAGAGTGGGGGTCGCATAGACCGCTCTAAGCCATTAACCTTTACTTACAACGGTAAGCAGTACAAAGGTTTTCAGGGCGACACTCTGGCATCTGCTATGTTGGCCAACGGTGTTAATGTCGTTAGCCGTAGTTTTAAATACAGCCGTCCACGCGGTATTGTGGCCGCTGGTGCTGAAGAGCCAAATGCAATCTTACAGCTGGGTGCTACTGAAGCGACTCAAGTACCTAACGTACGTGCTACACAGCAAGAGTTGTTCAATGGACTGGTAAGCCAATCGACGAACGGCTGGCCAAACGTTGATACGGATGTAATGTCGGTCTTAGGTAAAGTTGGCGGCAAAATGATGCCTCCAGGTTTTTACTACAAGACGTTTATGTTCCCAGAATCTTTGTGGAATACCTATGAGTCTTTGATTCGAAAAGCGGCAGGTATGGGGCGCTCACCTCTTGAGAATGACCCAGACTTTTACGACCACATTAATCAACACTGTGACGTAATGATTGTTGGTGCTGGCCCTGCTGGTTTAGCAGCGGCATTAGCGGCTGCTCGCAGTGGCGCACGTGTTATTTTGGCGGACGAACAAAATGAATTTGGTGGAAGCTTACTCAGCACTACAGAGAAGCTAGATGGCAAGCCTGCTTCTGAGTGGGTAAGTGCAGTGACTGAAGAGCTACGTAGCTATGATGACGTCATGTTACTACCGCGCTCTACAGTCAACGGCTACCACGACCATAACTTTGTGACGATCCATGAGCGTTGCACTGACCATCTGAGCGATATTGCACCGGTAAATCAGGCTCGTCAACGCCTACATAAAGTACGCGCTAAATGGGTTGTACTGGCGACGGGTGCGCATGAGCGCCCATTAGTTTATTCGAACAACGATGTGCCGGGTTGTATGGTAAGCGGTGCTGTTTCTACGTATATCAATCGTTATGGCGTTGTTCCTGGTAATGAGCTGGTGGTCACGACGACTAACGATTATGGCTATCAGTCAGCGTTGGACTGGCATGATGCTGGGCGTAAGGTAGTTGCAGTCGTTGATACACGTGCTAACCCTGAAGGTGAGCGTATTGATGCAGCTCGTCAACGCGGTATCAATGTCATAACAGGTTCTGCCGTAATTGATGTGCAAGGTGCAAAGCGTGTTTCAGGTGTTTCTGTCGCACCTATCAGTGCTGATGGTAATAAAGTCAGTGGCTCTGTGACTAAACTAGGTACCGATACCGTTGCAACGTCGGGTGGTTGGAGCCCGGTTATCCACTTGTCTAGCCATACGGGTAGTCGTCCTATTTGGAATGATAAGATTGTTGGTTTCGTTCCAGGACCAACAGTTCAGAAGCAGCTAACTGCGGGTGGTATTAACGGTAGCTACAATACAAACTCAGTATTGTCTGAAGGTTTGGATGCAGGTCTGAAAGCCATTGCTGAAGTAGGTCTTAACGCTGCTGAAGTGATGTTACCTCAAGCAGAGGACGTGAAAGAGGGAGCTCCAATGACTCTTTTCCATATTCCACACATAAAACCTACTTCCCAGGCGCCGAAGCAGTTTGTCGATTATCAGACCGATGTAACCGCAGCAGGAATTGAATTGGCATGTCGTGAAGGCTTCGAGTCTATCGAGCATGTTAAGCGTTATACCGCGATGGGCTTTGGTACTGACCAAGGTAAGTTGGGTAATATCAACGGTATGGCGGTCGCGGCGAAAGCGTTAAATAAGACGATCCCTGAAACGGGAACGACTATTTTCCGTCCTAACTATACGCCGATTACGTTTGGTGCTATCGCAGGCCGTAATTGCGGTGCGCTATTTGACCCTAAACGTTACTCAGCGATGCAGATGTGGCACGTAGAACGTGGTGCTAAGTTTGAGGATGTTGGCCAATGGAAACGACCATGGTACTTCCCTCAAACAGGCGAAAGCATGCAGCAGTCTCTTGATCGTGAGTGTCTGGCGGTACGTGACAGTGTAGGTATTCTGGATGCCTCTACGTTGGGTAAGATCGATATTCAAGGAAAAGATGCCCGTGAATTCCTCGGTCGAATCTACAGTAACGCTTGGGCTAAATTAGCAGTAGGTAAGTGTCGTTACGGCCTGATGTGCGGTGAAGACGGTATGGTTTTCGATGATGGTGTTTCGGCTTGTTTAGGCGATAACCATTTTTTGATGACCACAACGACTGGCGGTGCGGCACGAGTTCTGGAATGGCTTGAGCTGTATCATCAGACTGAATGGCCTGAGTTGGAAGTCTATTTTAATACCGTGACAGATCATTGGTCGACACTGACTATTTCTGGCCCTAACAGCCGTAAGTTGTTAGCAGAGCTGACCGATTATGATCTGAGTAACGATAACTTCGCATTCATGGATTGGAAGCAGATTAAAGTAGCAGGCGTGCCTGCACGTGTCTTCCGTATCTCGTTTACCGGTGAGCTAACGTTTGAGATTAACGTTCAGGCTAACTACGGTATGCATGTATGGGAGAAATTGTTCGAAGCGGGTGCTAAGTACAATTTGACGCCGTACGGAACAGAAACCATGCATATTTTACGTGCTGAAAAAGGTTTCATTATTGCAGGCCAAGACACCGATGGGTCAGTTCATCCGTTCGATTTAGGCATGGGTTGGTGTGTGGCTAATAAAAAACCATTTAGTTATGTGGGCAAACGCGGCATGAACCGAGAGGATTGTGTACGTGAGAACCGTAAACAGATGGTGGGTCTGAAAACTAAAGATCCAAAAATGGTCATTCCTGAAGGCGCACAAGCAGTACTGGATCCTAATGAACCTATTCCTATGACAATGGTAGGTCATGTTACCTCTAGCTATTGGAGTGCTAATTTAGGCCACTCTATCGCGATGGGCTTCATAAAAGGCGGTTTAGATAAGATGGGTGAGACTGTGTATTACCCACTCGTTGACGGTACTGTGATTGAAGCTGAAATCTGTAGCCCAATCTTCCTGGATCCGAAAGGGGAACGTCAAAATGTCTGA
- a CDS encoding sarcosine oxidase subunit gamma yields the protein MSDLNVMTAAEMAATKAAVMDQIPGSEIQGQSPLHHADLDSLAKVGPKQGGIHLREHKLLGHLTLRLNPENDEQLAAAERVLGVALPLQPLTSVENASYSVRWMSPDEWLILVPGLEAFDVESKFRDEMGGHYSLVNSSGGSTVLELSGPDVVELLKRCTSIDLHPKLFPVGKVVSTVFAKSSAIIRRTGEQSFELVIRRSFSDYIWLWLQETSREFGLVVKA from the coding sequence ATGTCTGATTTGAATGTGATGACAGCAGCAGAAATGGCAGCGACTAAAGCTGCTGTAATGGACCAGATTCCTGGATCTGAAATACAGGGACAGTCTCCGTTGCATCATGCGGATTTAGATTCGCTGGCAAAAGTAGGCCCAAAACAAGGCGGTATCCACCTGCGTGAACATAAGCTTTTGGGACACCTTACTCTGCGTCTTAACCCAGAGAATGATGAACAACTAGCCGCTGCAGAGCGTGTGTTGGGTGTAGCTTTGCCACTGCAGCCACTGACTTCAGTCGAGAATGCTAGCTACTCTGTACGTTGGATGTCTCCAGATGAATGGTTGATCTTGGTACCGGGGCTTGAAGCGTTTGATGTTGAGTCAAAGTTTAGAGATGAGATGGGTGGCCACTATTCATTGGTTAACAGCAGTGGCGGTTCTACTGTGTTGGAACTGTCTGGGCCTGATGTTGTTGAGCTTTTGAAAAGATGTACATCGATTGATCTGCATCCTAAATTGTTTCCAGTGGGTAAAGTTGTCTCAACGGTGTTTGCTAAGAGCTCGGCTATCATTCGTCGTACAGGAGAGCAGAGCTTTGAACTCGTTATTCGACGTAGTTTCTCAGACTACATCTGGCTTTGGCTTCAAGAAACTAGCCGTGAATTTGGTCTTGTAGTAAAAGCCTGA
- the purU gene encoding formyltetrahydrofolate deformylase, whose translation MFTANCPSLLGTVDVVTRFMAESGNYIDEIHSFDDRESNRFFIRIEFQPNTDNFNEVQFNEEFSVRAAEFEMQWELTEPEHRPRVAILVSKYDHCLNDLLYRHRTGQLNIEIPVIISNHPDLEHLAKWHDIPYYHLPISKETKPQQEAEIMKLLKEYDTELVVLARYMQVLSPDLCTHLDGWAINIHHSLLPGFKGARPYHQAWEKGVKMVGATAHYVNNDLDEGPIIAQGIQSVDHAYYPEDLISKGQDVERITLFNAVRYHIEKRVFLSGSRTVVFGN comes from the coding sequence ATTTTTACAGCGAACTGCCCAAGTTTATTAGGCACGGTGGATGTAGTAACACGTTTTATGGCGGAGTCTGGAAACTATATTGACGAGATTCATTCTTTTGATGACCGAGAATCCAATCGGTTTTTTATTCGAATTGAGTTTCAGCCTAACACTGACAATTTTAACGAAGTCCAGTTTAACGAAGAGTTCTCTGTTAGAGCGGCTGAGTTTGAGATGCAGTGGGAGTTGACTGAACCTGAGCACCGCCCACGGGTAGCGATCTTGGTGTCTAAATATGATCATTGCTTAAATGATCTGCTTTATCGCCATCGCACTGGCCAGTTGAACATTGAAATACCGGTGATTATCTCTAATCATCCAGATCTTGAACATTTAGCAAAATGGCATGACATTCCTTATTACCACTTGCCAATTAGCAAAGAAACGAAGCCTCAGCAAGAAGCTGAGATTATGAAACTGCTAAAAGAGTACGATACAGAATTAGTTGTGCTTGCTCGCTATATGCAAGTGTTATCTCCTGATCTATGTACGCATTTGGATGGCTGGGCGATCAATATTCATCACTCTTTGTTACCCGGTTTTAAAGGCGCGCGTCCTTATCATCAGGCGTGGGAGAAAGGTGTTAAAATGGTAGGGGCGACTGCTCACTATGTGAATAATGATTTGGATGAAGGGCCTATTATTGCTCAAGGTATTCAGTCAGTCGATCATGCGTATTATCCTGAAGATTTAATATCTAAAGGCCAAGATGTAGAGCGCATAACCCTGTTTAATGCCGTGCGTTATCACATTGAAAAACGTGTTTTCCTAAGCGGTAGCCGTACTGTTGTCTTTGGTAACTAG
- a CDS encoding GlxA family transcriptional regulator, with product MTGSKEKRSFSAKMKDANSAFLPSEGTQAEPTHVGFILQKHFSMMAFTAAVDAIVTANLVNTSPLFTYETLAIENSPIMSDLGIEISADSIINEASPLQPNIPKILIICGGFRCSTEAHPPLSMLLKTAATQGVIMGGIWNGAIALAHAGLLDKQSCAVHPDNHAFMRERFPQVTTSNQVFVSDNNRLSCAGPVSALDMMLYLIGETHGKTIVRAIKEILSCDQISESSDIRLNQIIDDPCLPEKLRDLMALMAANIEEPISAEELSEFVGISRRQTERLFQHHLETSPSRYYLELRITHARRLLLQTNDSITNIALASGFVSSSHFSNCYKDYFGVSPKLARESR from the coding sequence ATGACCGGCAGCAAAGAGAAACGCAGCTTTAGTGCAAAAATGAAAGATGCTAACAGTGCTTTTTTGCCCTCAGAAGGTACTCAAGCTGAACCAACGCACGTCGGTTTCATTCTGCAAAAACATTTCTCAATGATGGCCTTCACAGCGGCGGTTGACGCGATAGTCACAGCAAACCTTGTCAATACTAGCCCACTGTTTACCTATGAGACACTTGCTATAGAGAACTCCCCTATTATGAGTGATCTAGGCATAGAGATTTCTGCCGACTCTATCATTAATGAAGCTTCGCCCTTACAGCCAAACATCCCTAAAATACTCATTATTTGTGGAGGCTTTCGCTGCTCAACCGAGGCACACCCCCCCCTTAGCATGCTACTTAAAACAGCAGCCACACAAGGCGTTATCATGGGAGGTATATGGAATGGAGCTATTGCGTTGGCACATGCTGGGCTATTAGACAAACAAAGCTGTGCCGTTCATCCAGATAACCACGCATTTATGCGAGAGCGCTTTCCTCAAGTGACTACATCAAACCAAGTATTTGTTAGCGACAATAACCGCCTCAGTTGTGCAGGTCCAGTTAGTGCTTTAGATATGATGCTTTACCTGATTGGAGAAACACATGGAAAAACGATTGTTAGAGCCATAAAAGAGATTCTCAGCTGCGATCAGATATCAGAAAGCAGCGATATACGCCTCAATCAAATTATTGATGATCCCTGCCTACCTGAAAAACTGCGTGACTTAATGGCATTAATGGCGGCCAATATTGAAGAACCCATTAGCGCCGAAGAGCTCAGTGAATTTGTGGGTATATCCAGGCGCCAGACGGAACGCTTATTTCAGCATCATTTAGAGACATCTCCTAGCCGCTATTATTTAGAGCTAAGAATTACTCATGCTCGCCGTTTACTGCTACAAACGAATGATTCAATTACTAATATAGCGTTAGCCAGTGGTTTTGTTAGTAGCAGCCATTTTAGTAATTGCTACAAAGACTATTTTGGCGTCTCTCCAAAGCTTGCCCGAGAAAGCCGCTAA
- the nhaC gene encoding Na+/H+ antiporter NhaC, with protein sequence MTNKKNLQPSFGMAILPIVLTLAVLGIQLFYFDDFTPHVPLAIGLAITAVLAWMRGYTWDDIEGGVMQVVRVGLPSIAILMTVGMIVGVWIASGTVPVMIYYGLKVLSPEYFLGAAMLLCSVVSVSLGTSWGTVGTVGLALMGIGAGFDIPVYWTAGAVVSGAFFGDKISPLSDTTNLAPAVTGVNLFDHIRNMMPTTVPAMLIALAIYLFVGFNMIGTGSVDFSKINAITNGLDQNFTLSWTLLLPPLLVIILALKKMPALPSLFAGVLIGTLMAMFVQGASLHEVFGFMQSGYKIDTGVSEIDSLLNRGGIQSMTWVITLVMIALGFGGALERTGCLGAIIDAIVRRVNGFFGLQAAATGSAVATNLIAGDPYLSIALPGRMFAPAYVKQGYSKLNLSRAVEEGGTLISPLIPWNAGGAFVITALGLGISDGNMENLLYIPLAFACWLSPVIGLFYAATGLFSPKISEEEAEAAKAESEIMHTDEAVAGSTA encoded by the coding sequence ATGACTAATAAAAAAAACTTACAGCCAAGTTTTGGCATGGCAATATTGCCTATTGTGCTCACCCTTGCGGTGCTCGGGATACAACTTTTTTACTTTGATGACTTCACTCCTCACGTACCTTTGGCGATAGGTCTTGCGATTACCGCAGTACTCGCTTGGATGCGTGGTTATACATGGGATGACATTGAAGGTGGAGTGATGCAAGTGGTGCGCGTTGGTCTGCCATCGATTGCTATCTTAATGACTGTTGGGATGATTGTGGGTGTCTGGATTGCCAGCGGCACGGTTCCAGTCATGATTTACTACGGTTTAAAAGTGCTTTCACCAGAGTATTTTCTCGGTGCGGCGATGCTGTTGTGTTCAGTTGTATCCGTTTCGCTAGGTACATCTTGGGGTACGGTAGGTACTGTTGGTTTAGCACTAATGGGTATCGGTGCTGGTTTTGATATCCCAGTATATTGGACCGCTGGTGCAGTCGTTTCTGGTGCGTTCTTTGGTGATAAAATATCACCTCTTTCTGATACAACTAATTTAGCACCAGCAGTAACAGGTGTTAATCTGTTTGATCATATTCGTAATATGATGCCTACAACTGTTCCAGCAATGTTAATTGCCTTAGCGATATACTTGTTTGTTGGCTTTAATATGATTGGCACGGGTAGCGTAGACTTTTCTAAAATTAATGCGATCACTAACGGATTAGATCAGAACTTCACATTATCGTGGACGTTATTACTGCCTCCTTTGCTTGTTATTATATTAGCCTTGAAAAAGATGCCTGCATTGCCGTCTCTTTTTGCTGGGGTACTGATCGGTACACTAATGGCGATGTTTGTCCAAGGTGCTTCTTTGCATGAAGTATTTGGTTTTATGCAATCGGGTTACAAAATTGATACAGGCGTTAGCGAAATTGACAGCCTTCTTAACCGTGGTGGTATTCAGTCTATGACATGGGTAATTACTCTTGTCATGATCGCTTTGGGATTTGGTGGGGCGTTAGAACGCACTGGCTGTCTGGGTGCTATTATTGATGCAATTGTACGTCGAGTGAATGGCTTTTTTGGCTTACAAGCCGCTGCAACGGGTTCAGCAGTAGCAACGAATTTAATCGCAGGCGACCCGTACCTCTCTATTGCACTTCCTGGCCGTATGTTTGCACCTGCCTACGTTAAACAAGGCTACTCTAAACTCAACTTATCAAGAGCTGTTGAAGAAGGTGGTACTTTGATTTCGCCATTGATTCCTTGGAATGCCGGTGGCGCTTTTGTTATCACAGCACTTGGTTTAGGTATTAGTGATGGCAACATGGAAAACCTACTTTACATCCCATTGGCTTTTGCCTGCTGGTTATCCCCTGTCATCGGTTTGTTTTATGCCGCTACAGGCTTGTTCTCTCCTAAAATATCAGAGGAAGAGGCTGAAGCTGCGAAGGCTGAAAGCGAAATAATGCATACAGATGAAGCTGTTGCCGGTAGCACAGCATAA